In one Silene latifolia isolate original U9 population chromosome 10, ASM4854445v1, whole genome shotgun sequence genomic region, the following are encoded:
- the LOC141609448 gene encoding uncharacterized protein LOC141609448, with translation MQSYATDNLRVRTLRLVFPYSHKVVGRNVKDIRSCIVKELPSEIDEWLRIAVHNQVEKLDLDCPVIKYQLPDFLLSAKSLRQLDCVNVKIPYYNKPINLDSLQTLVLLDVVVEECMLNHIINSCLLLKCVSVKDCSGFKTIVIPCCSQLKELTLSNTLPKDGTTIIIETSSLACFKFSDFTFDRWPVVSKPGLLRNLTVLDIFCSGITDGDLGKLLLELASLETLLLCSCPKLTTIRVLSIRLKVICLKICGGLVDVMVDAPSLTKFIYGGAFGLCPAITISSQASCDISVRTTPNYLDTQGFFKMQKLMTGLRSCHAVEISLANPLFQSVSVCDSIKFNEEELGDVNLGPPRNITELKLTLYYLKLSRSSVSAFLNGIFWTCRPDIISFRFYSEDPDLMIQFFMSELEDMANCLRHPLKRIEFPDANFSNILESEKVEVQWRLHW, from the exons ATGCAAAGTTACGCTACAGATAACCTGCGTGTAAGGACGCTCAGACTTGTATTTCCATATTCTCATAAAGTGGTTGGTCGCAATGTTAAAGACATACGTTCTTGCATAGTTAAAGAGTTACCAAGCGAAATTGATGAGTGGCTTAGGATAGCTGTGCATAATCAGGTTGAAAAACTTGATCTTGATTGTCCTGTTATTAAGTACCAATTGCCTGATTTTTTGCTTTCTGCAAAATCTCTAAGACAACTTGATTGTGTTAATGTCAAAATACCATACTACAACAAACCCATAAATCTTGATTCTCTTCAAACATTGGTATTATTAGATGTCGTTGTGGAGGAATGTATGCTGAATCATATCATTAATTCGTGCCTGTTGTTGAAGTGTGTGTCAGTTAAGGATTGCTCTGGCTTCAAAACTATTGTCATTCCTTGTTGTAGTCAACTGAAGGAGCTTACTTTAAGTAACACTTTACCTAAAGATGGGACGACAATCATTATCGAGACCTCAAGCCTTGCGTGTTTTAAATTCTCAGACTTCACTTTTGATCGTTGGCCGGTTGTGTCAAAGCCTGGTTTATTGAGAAATTTGACGGTACTAGATATCTTTTGTTCTGGTATTACTGACGGGGATCTTGGCAAACTACTACTTGAATTAGCGTCATTGGAGACTTTGCTTTTATGCAGCTGTCCAAAGCTGACAACTATCAGGGTTTTAAGTATTCGGCTAAAGGTGATTTGCTTGAAAATTTGTGGTGGTTTGGTAGATGTTATGGTTGATGCTCCAAGTTTGACGAAGTTCATATATGGAGGCGCCTTTGGCCTTTGTCCTGCTATCACCATTAGTAGTCAAGCCAGTTGCGATATTTCTGTTCGCACTACACCTAATTACCTTGATactcaaggatttttcaaaatgCAAAAGCTAATGACAGGACTAAGAAGCTGCCATGCTGTGGAAATTTCGCTAGCCAACCCTCTTTTTCAG TCTGTATCTGTATGTGATAGTATCAAATTTAATGAAGAAGAACTCGGAGATGTTAATCTTGGACCCCCACGTAATATCACAGAGCTGAAGCTAACCCTCTATTATTTGAAACTCTCAAGATCATCTGTTTCAGCTTTTTTGAATGGTATATTCTGGACGTGTCGCCCTGATATTATTTCTTTTCGATTCTATTCAGAAGATCCTGATTTGATGATCCAG TTTTTTATGAGTGAACTAGAAGATATGGCAAATTGTTTGAGGCACCCTTTAAAACGGATTGAATTTCCAGATGCTAATTTCTCGAATATACTCGAGTCTGAGAAGGTTGAGGTACAGTGGAGATTGCATTGGTGA
- the LOC141606636 gene encoding F-box protein At4g09920-like, with translation MNPDCEETVSGQLNTVDRFSDLPDFILHHIISFLDTREAYRTCILSKSWAHISATNPIIVFHFYCKKENWPSKEVSARLLGYIDSRMQRYAKDNLRVRTLRLVFPDTNEVFSCDVDQIELSSKLEEFSCKVDEWIRIAVRNQVARLDLHGPLKYQLPGILLSAKSLTQLNCFLVKIPYYNGAINLASLQTLGLLGVDVEERMLNHIISLCLLLKCLLVNNCSGFKTVVIPCCSQLKELTLGNTLPKDGTIILETSSLVCFKFSDLAFHRWPVMSKPGLLRNLTVLDIYCSGITDGDLGKLLLELASLETLLLCSCLRLTTIRVLSIRLKVINLDACGGLVDVMVDAPSLTKFIYRGTFGLYPAITISSQASCDISVRTRPNYLDTQGFCKLQKLMKLSRSSVSAFLNGIFWTCRPDIISFRFHLEDPGLMIQLFRSELEDMANCWRHPLKRIEFPDTNCSNIHESEKVDIQWRLHW, from the exons ATGAACCCCGATTGCGAGGAAACAGTATCTGGGCAGCTGAATACTGTGGACAGGTTCTCAGATTTACCGgatttcatcttacatcacatcaTTTCTTTTTTGGATACGAGGGAGGCATATAGAACTTGTATCTTGTCGAAAAGTTGGGCTCATATTTCGGCTACAAACCCAATTATTGTGTTTCATTTTTATTGTAAGAAGGAGAATTGGCCATCTAAGGAAGTCTCTGCTAGATTATTAGGATATATAGATAGTAGAATGCAAAGATACGCTAAAGATAACCTGCGTGTAAGGACGCTCAGACTTGTATTTCCCGATACTAATGAAGTGTTTAGCTGCGATGTTGATCAAATAGAGTTATCTAGCAAATTAGAAGAGTTTTCTTGCAAAGTTGATGAGTGGATTCGGATAGCTGTGCGCAATCAGGTTGCAAGACTTGATCTTCATGGTCCTCTTAAGTACCAATTGCCTGGCATTTTGCTCTCCGCAAAATCTCTAACGCAACTTAATTGTTTTTTAGTCAAAATACCATACTACAACGGAGCCATAAATCTTGCATCTCTTCAGACTTTGGGATTATTAGGTGTTGATGTGGAGGAACGTATGCTAAATCATATCATTAGTTTGTGCCTGTTGTTGAAGTGTTTGTTGGTTAATAATTGCTCTGGCTTCAAAACTGTTGTCATTCCTTGTTGTAGTCAACTGAAGGAGCTTACTTTAGGTAACACTTTACCTAAAGATGGGACAATCATTCTTGAGACCTCAAGTCTTGTGTGTTTTAAGTTCTCAGACTTGGCTTTTCATCGTTGGCCGGTTATGTCAAAGCCTGGTTTATTGAGAAATTTGACGGTACTAGATATCTATTGTTCTGGTATTACTGACGGGGATCTTGGCAAACTACTACTTGAATTAGCCTCATTGGAAACTTTGCTTTTATGCAGCTGTCTAAGGCTGACAACTATCAGGGTTTTAAGTATTCGGCTAAAGGTGATTAACTTGGATGCTTGTGGTGGTTTGGTAGATGTTATGGTTGATGCTCCAAGTTTGACGAAGTTCATATATAGAGGCACCTTTGGCCTTTATCCTGCTATCACCATTAGTAGTCAAGCCAGTTGCGATATTTCTGTTCGCACTAGACCTAATTACCTTGATACTCAGGGATTTTGCAAATTGCAAAAGCTAATGAAACTCTCGAGATCATCTGTTTCAGCTTTTTTGAATGGTATATTCTGGACGTGTCGCCCTGATATTATTTCTTTTCGATTTCATTTAGAAGATCCTGGTTTGATGATCCAG CTTTTTAGGAGTGAACTAGAAGATATGGCAAATTGTTGGAGGCACCCTTTAAAACGGATTGAATTTCCAGATACTAATTGCTCGAATATACACGAGTCAGAGAAGGTTGATATACAGTGGAGATTGCATTGGTGA